A genomic segment from Stappia indica encodes:
- a CDS encoding endonuclease/exonuclease/phosphatase family protein — protein MVALAQVIYLGAQLGSHLLARDLWAADMANFIRPHLLAAGIGLFATGLLVPSRLTRMGAVISLLAAIFPFVFLPAPASETDGVRFTIVSANVLSDNRNPRPFLAIPEVASSDIIVLQETRPIWQDALVDSGLWRYESNRDLRANTDMKVFSRFPIVSEEVVSPASRDTGGRHPLRLELLIEGRPVVLYAVHAQTPRRPSMWRERAAYFRDLTQALQQEDGDAAVMIAGDWNMPPWSPFFQDFLAETGYRTTESAWWPSPTRFSTRFGNIPALGTPIDRIVISPNMGLVSLNLGPRFQSNHLPVIARISLP, from the coding sequence ATGGTCGCTCTGGCGCAGGTTATCTATCTTGGAGCCCAGCTCGGTTCGCACCTGCTTGCCCGTGATTTGTGGGCAGCGGACATGGCCAACTTCATTCGGCCACACCTTCTCGCTGCGGGAATAGGGCTGTTCGCAACTGGCCTGCTGGTACCATCCCGGCTTACGCGGATGGGCGCTGTAATCTCACTTCTTGCTGCTATTTTTCCCTTCGTCTTCCTGCCCGCCCCGGCCAGCGAAACCGACGGCGTTCGGTTCACGATTGTTTCCGCTAATGTCCTGTCGGACAATCGCAACCCACGACCGTTTCTCGCGATCCCGGAAGTCGCTTCGAGCGATATCATCGTGCTTCAGGAAACGCGGCCGATCTGGCAGGATGCCTTGGTCGACAGCGGATTATGGCGCTACGAAAGTAACCGCGACCTGCGGGCAAATACCGACATGAAGGTGTTCAGCCGCTTTCCGATCGTCAGCGAGGAGGTCGTCTCGCCAGCAAGCCGTGACACGGGAGGCCGGCACCCGCTCAGGCTCGAGCTCCTGATCGAAGGCAGACCGGTGGTTCTCTACGCTGTTCACGCACAAACTCCGCGGAGACCATCGATGTGGCGAGAGCGGGCCGCATATTTTCGCGATCTGACACAAGCGCTGCAGCAGGAAGATGGTGATGCAGCTGTCATGATCGCTGGAGACTGGAATATGCCACCCTGGTCGCCCTTTTTTCAGGACTTTCTCGCAGAAACTGGCTACCGCACTACGGAATCCGCGTGGTGGCCGTCACCTACTCGATTTAGCACCCGCTTCGGCAACATACCCGCGCTAGGCACACCGATCGACAGGATTGTCATCTCGCCTAACATGGGGCTTGTAAGCCTCAATCTCGGACCGCGCTTTCAATCGAACCATCTTCCGGTTATCGCGCGGATTTCTTTGCCCTAA
- a CDS encoding MerR family transcriptional regulator has translation MLTIGELSKQTGVKVPTIRYYEEMGLMKPADRTEGNQRRFEPSDGERLAFIKHARDLGFTIEAIRELLDLSAHPERPCKDADQIAVRQLNMVRDKIDRLTRLEHELARMVGTCHDGHMKDCYVIRSLANHDLCTTEH, from the coding sequence TTGCTGACTATTGGAGAGCTGTCAAAGCAGACAGGGGTGAAGGTCCCGACCATAAGGTACTATGAGGAAATGGGCTTGATGAAGCCCGCAGACCGGACGGAGGGCAACCAGCGCCGTTTTGAACCGTCGGACGGGGAACGCCTGGCGTTCATCAAGCATGCACGCGATCTCGGCTTCACTATTGAGGCTATCCGTGAACTCCTCGATCTTAGCGCTCATCCTGAACGTCCGTGTAAGGATGCTGATCAGATTGCCGTACGCCAACTGAATATGGTTCGTGACAAGATCGACCGACTGACGCGACTCGAGCACGAACTCGCCCGGATGGTCGGCACGTGTCACGATGGTCATATGAAGGATTGCTATGTCATCAGATCGCTCGCGAACCACGATCTCTGCACAACCGAACACTGA
- a CDS encoding copper chaperone PCu(A)C, with amino-acid sequence MLQIEHAEVLISSGDTSSPTMYLTIWNGTTSSENLVSVESDSFAGFRVSRNTFGRHERISSVLTIPGHAELKMVEPGIHLALDGFVANPLRPNTIPITLRFEGGGSITMNANIVQDKGDLTHHRHGEQDTPFK; translated from the coding sequence GTGCTTCAGATCGAGCATGCAGAGGTGCTCATCTCCTCCGGAGATACTTCGTCGCCGACGATGTATCTGACAATATGGAACGGAACGACATCCTCTGAAAACCTTGTCAGTGTCGAAAGCGACAGCTTCGCCGGCTTTAGGGTTTCCAGAAACACCTTCGGCCGCCATGAGCGAATAAGCAGCGTTCTAACGATCCCCGGCCATGCCGAGCTGAAGATGGTGGAACCGGGAATTCATCTGGCGCTTGACGGATTTGTCGCCAATCCACTCCGGCCAAATACCATTCCAATCACATTACGCTTCGAAGGCGGCGGCTCCATCACGATGAATGCCAACATTGTGCAGGACAAAGGAGACCTGACCCACCATCGTCATGGCGAGCAAGATACCCCGTTCAAGTGA
- a CDS encoding transglutaminase-like cysteine peptidase, whose product MRIIWGAAIAFLMFCSAALASAAHYNPTQPGRNNMTTFGVTSMPYGYYDYCQRYSDRCARRAGGTMIELTRPAWRDVVRINAEVNSIPAFTDMEIYGVEEFWEYPTNAADCEDYALLKRQRLNEMGYPLGALLLTTARDAKGGGHAVLTVVTSLGDFILDNLEQKVLLWSDAKIYFLKRQSQRNLNQWVSLRTDEELLISSGNSQAPSTAATNVKK is encoded by the coding sequence ATGAGGATTATCTGGGGCGCAGCAATTGCTTTTCTCATGTTTTGCTCAGCAGCGCTGGCAAGCGCAGCGCATTACAATCCCACGCAACCCGGTCGCAATAACATGACGACGTTTGGGGTTACCTCGATGCCATATGGCTACTATGACTATTGTCAGCGTTACAGTGATCGCTGTGCACGCCGGGCGGGCGGCACGATGATCGAACTGACGCGACCCGCATGGAGGGACGTTGTCCGCATCAATGCTGAAGTGAACAGCATTCCTGCCTTCACGGACATGGAAATCTACGGCGTAGAGGAATTCTGGGAATACCCGACCAACGCAGCGGATTGCGAAGACTACGCCCTTCTCAAACGCCAGCGACTGAACGAAATGGGCTATCCGCTGGGCGCGCTGCTGCTGACGACTGCACGAGATGCCAAAGGCGGCGGTCACGCTGTGCTCACCGTCGTCACGTCGTTGGGAGACTTCATCCTCGACAATCTTGAACAGAAAGTTCTGCTGTGGAGCGACGCGAAGATCTACTTCCTCAAGCGCCAGTCTCAGCGCAACCTCAACCAGTGGGTAAGCCTGCGAACCGACGAGGAACTCCTTATATCGTCCGGCAACAGCCAGGCGCCTTCCACAGCTGCGACAAATGTGAAGAAGTAA
- a CDS encoding L,D-transpeptidase family protein, translated as MLYALKAISIGLVVMSLSGCVSSVLDVDNKAAQPIPASLVAEMSRKSMSPASPILVRIFKQESELEIWKQDRTGKYALLKTYPMCRWSGRLGPKTREGDRQAPEGFYHVNAGMLNPTSQYYLSFNLGYPNRLEAALGYSGDALMVHGACTSSGCYALTDDGVAEIYAVAREALKGSQQSFQVHAFPFRMTPQNMAKHREDPNFAFWTDLKRGYDSFEVTRRQPKISSCDGRYVVDTEFEGGEPRNPLAACPPPVNSPHSEIAGRTQTDLRQADLLVSSGNALSAHSYVDGGMHPSFRRLLERNGQDALAKRTSPRSSVPVSRPDAALADPHSPDE; from the coding sequence ATGCTGTATGCGCTCAAAGCAATTTCTATCGGCCTTGTTGTCATGTCGCTCAGCGGTTGCGTCTCGAGTGTGCTGGATGTGGACAATAAGGCTGCCCAGCCTATTCCCGCCTCCCTCGTCGCCGAGATGTCAAGAAAGTCGATGTCTCCCGCATCGCCGATCCTTGTCCGCATCTTCAAACAGGAGAGCGAACTGGAAATATGGAAACAGGATCGTACCGGCAAATACGCTCTCCTGAAGACGTACCCGATGTGCCGATGGTCGGGAAGACTTGGTCCGAAGACCCGCGAAGGCGACCGTCAGGCACCAGAAGGATTTTATCACGTCAATGCGGGAATGCTGAACCCCACGTCCCAATATTACCTGTCGTTCAATCTGGGCTACCCAAACCGGCTTGAAGCGGCATTGGGGTATTCGGGCGACGCTCTGATGGTGCACGGCGCCTGCACCTCCTCAGGATGCTATGCGCTAACAGATGATGGGGTCGCCGAGATTTATGCAGTTGCGCGCGAGGCATTGAAGGGCAGTCAACAGTCCTTTCAGGTTCATGCATTTCCATTCCGCATGACGCCGCAGAACATGGCGAAGCATCGCGAGGATCCCAACTTCGCATTCTGGACCGACCTGAAGCGCGGCTATGACAGCTTCGAGGTCACCCGTCGTCAGCCAAAGATCTCTTCTTGTGACGGCCGATATGTTGTCGATACGGAATTTGAAGGCGGCGAGCCACGCAACCCTCTGGCTGCCTGCCCTCCGCCCGTCAATTCGCCTCATTCAGAGATAGCCGGGCGCACACAGACTGACTTACGGCAAGCTGACCTTCTGGTTTCAAGCGGGAACGCGTTGTCCGCGCATTCTTATGTAGACGGCGGGATGCATCCAAGCTTCCGCCGGCTGCTGGAGCGGAACGGTCAGGATGCGTTGGCTAAGCGAACATCACCCCGCTCTTCTGTGCCTGTCAGCCGACCCGACGCAGCGCTCGCGGATCCGCACTCTCCGGACGAGTGA
- a CDS encoding L,D-transpeptidase, with product MLSRRKLLTVAAAATATVALPGCATIQVAPATPEPEKPAVDVGYARMYGAMPEEDYPIPAVDLSKVKRRFYRQLVNDPTGERPGTIVVNTSAFHLYLVLPDGKAMRYGVGLGRQGFTWSGSGVIQYKRRWPRWTPPEEMIARQPELEKYSAANGGMNPGLNNPLGARALYIFQDGVDTLYRIHGSPEYWTIGKAVSSGCVRLINQDIIDLYNRVSTPAPVIVRGSSTA from the coding sequence ATGCTATCGCGTCGCAAACTTCTCACTGTGGCTGCGGCTGCGACAGCAACTGTGGCTCTGCCAGGCTGTGCGACAATCCAGGTTGCGCCAGCCACTCCCGAACCCGAAAAACCTGCTGTAGATGTCGGATATGCCCGGATGTATGGGGCGATGCCGGAGGAAGACTACCCAATCCCTGCTGTCGATTTAAGCAAGGTGAAACGTCGCTTCTATCGTCAACTCGTCAACGATCCGACCGGCGAACGGCCGGGGACGATTGTCGTCAACACCTCCGCATTCCACCTCTATCTCGTGCTGCCCGATGGGAAGGCGATGCGCTACGGCGTGGGGTTGGGGCGTCAGGGTTTTACATGGTCAGGGTCTGGCGTCATTCAGTACAAGCGGCGCTGGCCGCGGTGGACTCCTCCTGAGGAAATGATTGCGCGACAACCAGAACTGGAGAAATACAGCGCAGCCAATGGCGGCATGAATCCAGGGCTTAACAACCCGCTCGGTGCACGCGCGCTCTATATCTTCCAGGACGGCGTGGACACGCTTTATCGAATTCACGGCTCGCCGGAATACTGGACCATCGGCAAAGCCGTATCGAGTGGATGCGTCCGGCTGATCAACCAGGACATCATCGACCTCTATAATCGTGTTTCGACGCCCGCGCCGGTGATCGTCCGCGGCAGTTCGACCGCTTAG
- a CDS encoding DsbA family protein, which yields MKRRTFLIGTSAMALVCAASPLAFAQPTEQELLEPGALPDKTFGTDDAPVTIIEYASLTCPHCRTFHIDVWPGLKEKYVDTGKVRFIMREFPFDPRSTAGFMLARCAGDEKWYPTLDLLYRTQETWARASDGTGAMKSVMGMTGMDEAAFEACLQNEELMQQVQAVAEVGRGFGVDSTPTFFINGKMYKGALSVAQFSDTIDPLLAASGQ from the coding sequence ATGAAACGTCGCACTTTTCTCATCGGCACTTCAGCCATGGCGCTGGTTTGCGCTGCATCGCCACTAGCATTTGCACAGCCAACCGAGCAGGAGCTTCTCGAGCCAGGGGCCCTGCCGGACAAGACATTCGGCACCGACGATGCACCTGTAACTATCATCGAATACGCGTCTCTGACCTGCCCGCATTGCAGAACATTCCATATCGACGTCTGGCCCGGCCTGAAGGAGAAATATGTCGATACCGGAAAGGTGCGCTTCATCATGCGCGAATTCCCGTTCGACCCGCGCTCCACCGCCGGCTTCATGCTGGCGCGGTGCGCGGGCGACGAAAAGTGGTATCCGACCCTCGATCTTCTTTATCGAACCCAGGAGACATGGGCCCGCGCCTCAGACGGAACAGGCGCCATGAAATCTGTCATGGGCATGACCGGCATGGACGAAGCCGCGTTCGAAGCATGCCTTCAGAATGAGGAACTGATGCAGCAGGTGCAAGCGGTTGCAGAAGTTGGGCGCGGCTTTGGCGTCGATTCCACCCCTACGTTCTTCATCAATGGCAAAATGTACAAGGGTGCTCTGAGCGTCGCGCAGTTCAGCGACACCATCGATCCGCTACTTGCAGCGTCGGGCCAGTAG
- a CDS encoding peptidylprolyl isomerase, whose amino-acid sequence MTILFSNSSRSLRRIALSLLMTTACSSAFAQSEDVVARVNGSDITRADVAVAQEMYGSQLGTMPDDARLSVIVDTLIEMRIISDAAKKAGIADQDEYKRQMQFFEQQTLRANFMEQKAAEAVTDDAIRQIYDQQVASIPVVTERRLRHILVASEDEAKQIIAALGEGTSFADLAAKSSLDAVSKVNGGDLGFVPEGQTVPEVDEAAIRLKTGDYTKKPVRSPFGFHVIKLEESRDRPPPAFELVEPQIRQSLKAAEERRISVELRATAKVEKLVPDVRAPQEDDGHDH is encoded by the coding sequence ATGACAATCTTATTTTCCAACTCTTCAAGAAGCCTGCGTCGGATCGCCCTGTCTCTTCTGATGACCACGGCATGCAGTTCGGCATTCGCACAGTCGGAAGACGTTGTCGCCCGCGTGAACGGTAGCGACATAACACGTGCAGACGTCGCGGTGGCTCAGGAGATGTATGGTTCCCAACTCGGGACCATGCCAGACGATGCCAGACTCTCTGTTATCGTCGATACGCTGATCGAAATGCGGATCATTTCCGACGCAGCGAAGAAAGCAGGTATCGCAGATCAGGACGAATACAAGCGCCAGATGCAGTTCTTTGAACAGCAGACACTGCGGGCCAATTTCATGGAGCAGAAGGCCGCTGAAGCCGTTACCGACGACGCTATCCGCCAGATCTACGATCAGCAGGTCGCTTCGATACCGGTGGTTACCGAGCGACGGCTGCGCCATATCCTGGTGGCATCTGAAGACGAGGCGAAGCAGATCATCGCTGCTCTCGGAGAAGGGACCTCCTTCGCCGACCTTGCCGCCAAGAGCTCCCTCGATGCCGTGTCGAAAGTAAACGGCGGAGATCTGGGCTTCGTCCCCGAGGGGCAGACAGTACCGGAAGTCGATGAGGCGGCCATAAGGCTGAAGACAGGCGACTACACCAAAAAGCCGGTGCGCTCTCCATTCGGGTTTCACGTCATCAAGCTCGAGGAGAGCCGCGACAGGCCGCCACCCGCCTTTGAGTTGGTCGAACCGCAAATTCGTCAATCTCTGAAGGCTGCCGAAGAACGTCGGATTTCAGTTGAGTTGCGGGCCACAGCAAAGGTCGAGAAGCTCGTGCCGGATGTTAGGGCTCCGCAGGAGGATGATGGCCATGACCATTGA
- a CDS encoding L,D-transpeptidase: MAMTIDRRAFGFGLLAAAAGSLTPVSAFANARPVKVEPRFLPQRVRHTFSEPIGTIIVAPRERFLYLLESPTLARRYGIGVGKAGLAFKGSAIIERKAKWPSWRPTQNMIKRDPQRYAKHAGGVPGGPNNPLGARALYLYRNGRDTYYRIHGTNEPWTIGKAVSNGCIRMLNDHVRELYELTPIGTRVVVV; the protein is encoded by the coding sequence ATGGCCATGACCATTGACCGTCGGGCGTTCGGCTTTGGCCTTCTGGCTGCCGCTGCGGGTTCTCTCACGCCGGTCAGCGCCTTCGCAAATGCTCGCCCTGTTAAAGTTGAGCCGCGTTTCCTTCCCCAACGAGTCAGGCACACATTCTCGGAGCCTATCGGGACAATCATCGTCGCGCCGCGTGAGCGGTTTCTGTACCTCCTGGAAAGCCCAACCCTGGCACGCCGTTACGGAATAGGGGTCGGCAAAGCCGGGTTGGCGTTCAAGGGTAGCGCAATTATCGAGCGCAAGGCCAAATGGCCCTCATGGCGCCCCACACAAAACATGATCAAGCGAGACCCGCAACGCTATGCCAAACACGCAGGCGGCGTTCCAGGCGGCCCGAACAACCCCCTCGGCGCGCGCGCTCTCTACCTCTATCGAAATGGACGCGACACCTACTACCGCATCCATGGTACCAATGAGCCATGGACGATCGGCAAGGCGGTGTCGAACGGATGCATCCGCATGCTCAATGATCACGTCCGGGAACTCTATGAGCTAACGCCCATCGGGACGCGCGTCGTGGTAGTGTGA
- a CDS encoding flavin-containing monooxygenase — protein MDRYVLVIGAGQAGLAAGYHLRRAGLPFIIVEGSNRVGDVWRHRYDSLTLFTTRQFSTLPGLQIPGNRDRYAHRDDFAEYLEAYARHFELPVKLGSYVSRLAKSADGFEATLSNGEIIAASEVLIATGSFQVPIVPPISAEMGYEVLQLTAATFRNCNQLPDGPVLVVGDGASGRDIAIESRKRQPVFLSVGKPRKLLPEHILGKSIWWWLNLVGALEAPATSFRGRMVRKTDAFPDRNLRDEVLQKRGIRLMSRLVGAEADVVKFSDGKVVQIRTVIWAVGYRDETDWVDIKGAVDAKTGFLHTEGVSPVKGLYFVGRPWQRGRSSALIMGAGPDAASVIRKLMADH, from the coding sequence ATGGATCGGTACGTCCTCGTCATCGGGGCGGGCCAGGCCGGTCTTGCCGCAGGCTACCATCTGCGCAGGGCCGGCCTTCCATTCATCATCGTTGAGGGAAGCAACCGTGTTGGCGACGTGTGGCGTCACCGATATGACAGCCTCACTTTGTTCACCACACGCCAGTTCAGTACGTTGCCGGGATTGCAGATTCCGGGCAACCGCGACCGCTATGCCCATCGAGACGATTTCGCTGAGTATCTCGAAGCTTATGCCCGGCACTTTGAGCTTCCGGTCAAACTGGGATCGTACGTATCGCGACTGGCCAAATCTGCCGATGGTTTTGAAGCGACCCTCTCAAATGGCGAGATCATTGCTGCATCCGAGGTACTAATCGCCACAGGATCATTTCAGGTTCCGATTGTTCCTCCCATCTCAGCGGAGATGGGTTACGAAGTGCTCCAGCTGACAGCAGCAACATTCCGTAACTGCAATCAGTTGCCTGACGGGCCCGTCCTGGTAGTCGGAGATGGAGCAAGCGGACGCGACATTGCGATCGAATCCAGGAAGCGCCAACCCGTCTTTCTCTCCGTTGGCAAGCCAAGAAAGCTGTTGCCAGAACATATTCTCGGAAAGTCGATCTGGTGGTGGCTCAACCTTGTTGGAGCATTGGAAGCACCCGCGACATCTTTCCGCGGCCGAATGGTGAGGAAAACCGACGCTTTCCCGGACAGAAATCTGCGGGACGAGGTGTTACAGAAACGTGGCATCAGGCTCATGAGTCGACTCGTAGGGGCTGAAGCAGATGTCGTGAAGTTTTCTGACGGAAAAGTCGTTCAGATCCGCACGGTGATCTGGGCGGTGGGCTATCGGGATGAAACAGATTGGGTCGACATCAAAGGCGCGGTTGATGCCAAGACCGGTTTCCTCCACACAGAAGGCGTGTCTCCGGTTAAGGGCCTCTACTTCGTAGGGAGGCCATGGCAGCGCGGTCGCTCTTCCGCTCTGATTATGGGGGCGGGGCCCGACGCCGCGTCAGTGATCCGCAAACTGATGGCTGATCACTGA
- a CDS encoding GbsR/MarR family transcriptional regulator, with amino-acid sequence MNLSPTIQSFVLHFGEMGSRWGINRTVGQIYALLYVSPKPLCADAIVEALGISRSNVSMSLRELQAWNLVILRHVPGDRRDFFTAPEDVWQIFRTLAEERKKREVDPTLSVLRDLLMLEPVNDDERYARVRLSEMHGLIEQVTNWYDDVKKLDTGRLASLLSLGSKVTRFLDARDRIISIGRGRRKLDN; translated from the coding sequence ATGAACCTGTCCCCGACCATCCAGTCGTTCGTCCTTCATTTCGGGGAGATGGGCAGCCGCTGGGGCATAAACCGCACGGTCGGGCAGATTTACGCCCTGCTTTATGTTTCACCGAAACCGCTATGTGCGGATGCCATAGTGGAGGCGCTCGGCATCTCACGCTCCAACGTCTCGATGAGCCTGCGCGAGCTTCAGGCATGGAACCTCGTGATTCTCCGCCACGTGCCCGGCGACCGGCGTGATTTCTTCACCGCACCCGAAGACGTCTGGCAGATTTTCCGTACGCTGGCCGAAGAGCGCAAGAAGCGGGAGGTCGATCCGACCCTGTCGGTGCTGCGCGACCTTCTGATGCTTGAACCCGTCAATGACGACGAGCGCTATGCCCGCGTGCGCCTGTCCGAGATGCACGGCCTGATCGAACAGGTCACCAACTGGTATGACGATGTCAAGAAACTCGATACCGGACGGCTCGCATCGCTGCTGTCGCTCGGCTCGAAGGTCACGCGGTTTCTCGATGCGCGCGACAGGATCATCTCGATAGGACGCGGCCGCCGAAAGCTGGACAATTGA
- the cydD gene encoding thiol reductant ABC exporter subunit CydD, which produces MSGSRTLNGHSTATARAGAGAGDAPLRTDGPDVIAATTSLPRFATFLQLSASLLWIPQAAAIAFAIGNVANAASARAAILPALCVLVLGVMRAALERAGATRAYDAARAHLSTLRARAAAAVATRSPLDASRPSSGLVASTLTEQANAIVPYLARFQPLRMRAAVVPLVIFGLVFAFSWVAALVLLMAAPVIPIFMALIGWQAKAVSERQLARLGDMNAFLLDRLRGLATIRAFEAVDATALQLRANAEDLRASTMVVLRVAFLSSAVLELFAALGVALVAVYIGFHFLGELNFGAWGEKLTLAQGLFILLLAPAFFEPLRDLSAAWHDRAAGQAGLEALERNTHGGTQIVGNIESMAGGSSGPLSVQVDGLAFRHAGSAVDTFADFDLSIRPGEHVAVMAPSGGGKSTLLALVAGLASPDAGTIRLGSKPLNHANAARLRTRIAWLGQPPHIFSGTLASNIALGRPYLRKPEIARALEVARLGDVAARRGSAPIGENGDGLSGGEALRLALARAAAGPRPGLILVDEPTAHLDRETADELTERLIAVAQGATLVVATHDPALAVRMDRVVRLPAIDAPTQQVPA; this is translated from the coding sequence ATGAGCGGTTCGCGGACCCTGAACGGGCACTCCACGGCAACCGCACGCGCCGGCGCTGGTGCGGGTGACGCACCCTTGCGCACCGACGGCCCGGACGTAATAGCGGCGACGACCAGTCTTCCCCGTTTCGCCACATTCCTCCAGCTCTCAGCGTCGCTGCTGTGGATTCCCCAGGCAGCAGCGATCGCTTTCGCCATCGGCAACGTAGCAAATGCCGCTTCTGCACGCGCTGCGATATTGCCGGCTCTCTGCGTCTTAGTCCTCGGTGTTATGCGCGCAGCGCTCGAGCGCGCAGGCGCCACCCGCGCCTATGATGCCGCCCGCGCCCACCTCTCGACCCTGCGCGCCCGCGCCGCAGCCGCCGTTGCAACCCGTTCCCCACTCGATGCCTCCCGGCCTTCGTCCGGTCTCGTCGCCAGCACGCTTACCGAGCAGGCCAACGCCATCGTGCCCTATCTGGCAAGGTTCCAGCCGCTACGCATGCGCGCCGCCGTGGTGCCGCTGGTCATTTTCGGCCTCGTCTTCGCCTTTTCATGGGTAGCTGCCCTCGTGCTGCTGATGGCCGCGCCTGTCATCCCGATCTTTATGGCGCTGATCGGCTGGCAGGCTAAGGCGGTCAGCGAAAGGCAACTTGCTCGCTTAGGCGACATGAATGCCTTCCTGCTCGACCGGCTGCGCGGGCTCGCTACCATCCGTGCCTTCGAGGCGGTGGATGCTACCGCGCTGCAGTTGCGCGCCAATGCCGAAGACCTGCGAGCCTCCACCATGGTGGTGCTACGCGTCGCGTTCCTGTCGTCTGCGGTTCTGGAACTGTTCGCTGCGCTCGGCGTGGCGCTGGTCGCCGTCTATATCGGCTTCCATTTCCTTGGAGAACTGAATTTTGGCGCGTGGGGAGAGAAACTCACGCTGGCGCAGGGCCTGTTCATCCTGTTGCTCGCACCGGCCTTCTTCGAGCCGCTACGCGACCTGTCGGCGGCCTGGCACGACCGCGCCGCTGGGCAGGCCGGATTGGAAGCTCTCGAGCGCAACACGCACGGCGGCACGCAAATCGTCGGCAATATCGAAAGCATGGCCGGCGGATCATCAGGCCCGCTTTCAGTCCAAGTTGATGGCCTTGCCTTTCGTCATGCCGGATCTGCGGTCGATACCTTCGCTGATTTCGACCTATCCATCCGTCCCGGGGAACACGTCGCGGTGATGGCGCCCAGCGGTGGTGGAAAATCCACACTGCTGGCCCTTGTCGCGGGCCTCGCATCACCCGATGCGGGCACAATCCGCCTCGGCAGCAAGCCTTTGAATCATGCGAATGCCGCCCGGCTGCGCACCCGAATCGCATGGCTTGGCCAGCCGCCTCATATCTTTTCAGGCACGCTTGCCAGCAATATCGCTCTCGGCAGACCGTACCTTCGCAAGCCCGAGATCGCTCGGGCGCTGGAAGTCGCACGGCTTGGCGATGTGGCCGCGCGGCGTGGCTCTGCCCCTATTGGTGAAAATGGCGATGGCCTCTCCGGCGGCGAAGCCCTGCGCCTGGCACTGGCGCGCGCGGCTGCCGGTCCGCGCCCCGGGCTCATTCTTGTCGACGAGCCGACCGCACATCTCGACCGCGAAACCGCCGACGAACTCACCGAGCGACTGATTGCCGTGGCGCAGGGCGCCACGCTTGTCGTTGCAACGCACGACCCCGCGCTGGCCGTGCGCATGGATCGTGTCGTCCGGCTTCCCGCCATCGACGCGCCGACACAGCAGGTGCCCGCATGA